ACCCTTGCGTATCTGGAGGTCGGGGATGTCGATCACGACCTTGAGATGATCGGGCATGATGTCCCGGGCCAGCAAGGTCTCGCTGCGGTTGTCCGTCATCACGATCCCGCCCAGCATGGAAGCGCAGGCGTCGTCGAAGGCGCCGGTGACCGATACGCCGGCCTCGATGGCCGCCCTGGTGCCCATGCGCACCAGGTCCAGGGGCTCGTCCGCCAGGCCGAGGGCGTCCACGGCCGCCTTGATAATGGCGTTGGCCGCGGCGCTGCTGCTCTTCAAGCCTCTCGATATGGGGATCTGGGAGGAGGTCCTCACCCGGGCGTGGTACCTCTCCCCGGGAGCGTGGCGGTCCAGGACCGCCCGCACGCACCTCTCCGCCAGGCCGGGGTCCTCGCCGGGGAACCCGTCCATGACGACCTCCACGCCATAGCCCTCGGTGAGCTCCACCTCGGCCACGGTCCTGAGGTCGATGCCGAAGGCTGCGCCCTTGCCGTTGGCAATGGCATTGACGATGGTCGCCGCGCCGTGACTGGTCCCGCTCCCCCGCATCGGTATCCCTTACTGCCCCGCTGCCCCGGACATGACCTCATAGGCCGGCCTCTGTCCGGTCCAGGCCTCAAAAGCATCCATGGCTTGATAGATTAACATTTCCATGCCCGAGATGGTCTTGGCACCGCGGGCCCCCGCTTCCGCGAGGAAGGGGGTGATCCTCGGATTGTATATGGCGTCCATGACCACCTGCCCGGGACGGAACACCCGCGGATCGATGGGCAGCTCGTGGGGGAACCCCGCCATGCCCAGGGGGGTGCAGTTGATCACCGCGTCGAACCTCTCCGAGGCGGCCTCGCCGTGCCCTATGGTCTGAGCGGAGAAGTCCTCGGCCACCTCTTCCGCGCGGGAGATGGTGCGGTTGGTGATCCATATGTCCGCTTTCTGGTCGCGGAGGAACGAGCAGAACGCTCTGGCTGCTCCCCCGGCCCCGATGACCAGGGCGCGCTTCCCGCGCACATCGGCGCCGGCGGCCCCGAACGCTGCGGCCAGGCCGGTAACGTCGGTATTCCTCCCGATGAGGCGGCCGTCCTTGTTCACGATGACGTTGACCGCTCCGACATTCTTGGCCGTTGGGTCAACCTCGTCAAGGTGCTCCATCACGCTCTCCTTGTGGGGAATGGTGACGTTCATCCCATTGATGCCGAGGTCCCGCATGACGCTCATCAGCTGGCCAAGTTCCTCCTCGCTGCAGGGGAA
The DNA window shown above is from Methanomassiliicoccus luminyensis B10 and carries:
- a CDS encoding shikimate kinase, producing MRGSGTSHGAATIVNAIANGKGAAFGIDLRTVAEVELTEGYGVEVVMDGFPGEDPGLAERCVRAVLDRHAPGERYHARVRTSSQIPISRGLKSSSAAANAIIKAAVDALGLADEPLDLVRMGTRAAIEAGVSVTGAFDDACASMLGGIVMTDNRSETLLARDIMPDHLKVVIDIPDLQIRKGSLPLDRIRAVSGITDLAFRRALEGDYHLALTLNGMCYSAAAGLDQEVAMAALQSGALSAGVTGTGPATVMLVEEDKVRDFLSAMKGRQLAVVDIYNGEGNK